A window of Solanum stenotomum isolate F172 chromosome 9, ASM1918654v1, whole genome shotgun sequence genomic DNA:
CAATCAAGGACTCAATATCGTGCATGTCTAAACCGACTAACTTGAAGCCTAatttataatatgatatgaGGATTCTATGTCAAGCTCAGATTTTACAACTCCATGATGATGTACATAAACATAAGTAATTAATCACCCAAAAgatagttaaattaaattaactaaGTGCATAGAATGTTACTGCTATAATTTTGCAAGATTGACCATTTTTATCAACTAATTAATGGTGTAAAAGGGagtgaaaacaaaaagaaaatgcaCTTAAAACTGTGATTTGAAGTCTGACAACGCGCTTATTTCTGTGCGCTTTCCTCTTCGATCAACTGCAAATATTTTTAAGCATCTTGATGGgatgaataatatatttttatctttaaataaaaatactgattttaaattttaaatattgaaaaaattatggtagaaaaagttttctttttaaatgaattttatattttgccAATTCAAATTGATCAAACTTGAATAGAAAATTTTATACAAACGATAATAACATACTCATTATAATCATATCTATAAATAGAGTGTAAAAAATACGATAAACTTactcttattcttatttttatgaaattaaaagaCTGAATTAGATACTTATCTCAAAAAGACAgatttctaaaacaaaattgCATAATGATAGTACAACAAAATAACAAAGATATCAAACAAATCAAGTCATAAGTAACATTAATATGCAATAAAGAATGAGAGCCTATCCCATTACTAATATCTTACTAACCTCTTCTACTTTAATCattgactttcaaaaatttCTATCTAGAATTATGTATTTAGTAAAATCTGTCAAATTTTGTCTAattacttccttttttttttaacataactTATTTTTTCTACTTCTTGTTATCTCTCACACTTGCGTTTATATGTCCAAACTATTTTAACGCGTTGCACTTATTTTATCTACTCTTAACTtacaattacaattatttttttaaaaaaatacagcTATATATATGTCCAAATCATTTTAAGCTTTCGGTGGTCTTTATCAGCCGCTGAATCGACGAATTACAGAAAGAAAACAATTTCCCGAAGACTTGTTTCTGACCTTCAAAACATATAGTCAACGTCGTGAAAGAGTTTGCTCACTAAGGACAATTACAAGCTGCCCTAATTTTTATCACCGGAAAATTGCAACTTGTCGTCGGAAAACTCGACTAGATTCCGGCCAAAACTCCGTCCTATGGCCATCGCCGACCACCACAAGTCACATAACTCCGACGGAAAGCTCTGGAAGCTTTGTCCTCTCTGGCAATCaggaacttcttcttcttcgtcgtCTACACAGAATCTTCACTCTCAGAATCACAGTCACCAAAACGGCGTCGGATCTAACAGCTCTCGTGCTTCTACGTCAGTTAGCTCCGTTGCTAGATCACTGCTTCCGGCTCGACGTAGGCTTCGGCTCGATCCAGCTAACAGTCTCTACTTCCCTTGTACGTCCGTTTACCTCGCCGTTGACTAAATTGACCTTTTTTAGTCAACAATTTCCGGTTTTTTAGGTCTTATAATTTTTCGTGTTGAAAACTGGAGGAATTGTGCTCTGCTTTTACctgttaaattttatattgattttttttccagatgaacCGGGAAAGCAGGTGAAGAGTGCTGTAAAGATTAAGAACACTAGCAAATCTTATGTTGCATTTAAGGTAATCTTTCCGTGTTAATTATGATCTCAGAAAAGTCACTTTCTTTGTggaagaaaattggaaaacttTTGAGCTAgtaactattagttgagtgactatATGAGAAATCAATTATGATAATTTGTGCTAGTTAGGTCTGTAGTTTTCAGAAATCTCTTTAAATCTATGCGGTCTGCCAAGTGTTTGCATCTATCAGAAGAAAAAGGCATTGAGTTGGGGCTAACTGTCATTTATTTCCTAATGATTTTACCATTTCTGGATCTTCTGAATGGTTCATGATTTGAACCAATagcatctactttcaaatcgtTCCCGTTTACTCTTTGTTGTAGCTAATTACCCAATCCCTACATAAAATGAGTGTGTTTTATGCTTCAAGGGTCGAAAAGACTAAACCAATAGAAGTTAGCTAATGAAAGCAAAATGAAGTTCACTGAGGTTGTCTTGGGTCTTATATTCACAATGCATCGTGTAAGATTCTTCAAGTAGAAATATTTGTACTGGTGTTTCTGTAAATAATATAGCTGACCTCTTCTAGTTTGAGATTGAAGTATAGAGcatagtagtagtagttgttGTGATATGGAGGTTTTGTTTATGATTGTCACACAATATAACTGGTGGTGTAAGTTTCTGATATTTCCTTTTCCTGATTTTTCTTTCTGCATTTTAGTTTCAAACTACTGCACCAAAGAGCTGCTACATGCGACCTCCCGGAGGCATTCTCGAACCCGGTGAAAGTGTTATTGCCACTGGTAATTGGTTTTCCTATGTTTTCTTGTTTCCActattcctttttttaaaaaaatatcaacttaGATTTGGATTGTGTGTCTAAACGACAGTCTTCAAGTTTGTGGAGCACCCTGAGAACAACGAAAAGCCTGTGGACCAAAAGAGCAAAGTTAAGTTCAAGATCATGAGCTTGAAGGTGAAAGAAGGAGTAGATTACGTGCCTGAGTTGGTGAGTAACTGAACTTCCTAGGTCTTTCTAAAAGAGGCAATTTTATGGATTTGCAGCATCTTTTGACCACAAAGAATGTTAGGCTATCATGCTTCTTCAGCTTTATACTTATCATTTGAGCAAAGCATCAATTTTCTTGCTGATGATTTCATGCACTTTAACAAAACATATTGAAGGGTAAAGGTGTTGCTGACTGTCAGGATTCTGGACAACTTTTTTTTGGGGTCCTTTTTTGTTCTGAAAGTCACGAGTTCATTATTTGTCTATTCCGGATAGACCCTGTCCTATCCACCTGAacatatttatgaaaattaGCTAGGATTATAGTTTTTACTGCTTATATGAACAGAGCATTTTGTGATAAGATGTGGGTAAATGAGGAGCTCTATCATAGGTTTGGCATTATTTGaaatctatgttgctcggactcttcaaaaatgccaacgggtgcgtgtcggattcgccaaaagtagtgtatttttgaagaatccgaacgggtgcggcatcaaaagtgaagagtccgcgcaactaaGTTTGAAATTACATCTTTTCTGCATGCTCCTGTCTATATCCACCTTTGCTATGTCTGACATAGAAGAAGCACTTTCCAGTAAGCTCTGACTAAGAATGTATATTTTAGCTGATTCCCGTCCATTTTGAAGTAGCATCAAACATTAGGTAAGTTGCTGTTGGTATGTTCAGATAAAAGTATTATTGAATTTTACAGAGATGTATTATCTTAAAATCCACTTTACATGTGGATGCTTCTTCTTTCATTCACAAACTGGATTttatgacaaaatatttttctatattgtATATATCAGTTAAGAGTATCCTGTAAAAGTAGCATAGACTTTGAATAGAGGAAGCTGTTGAGATCAGGTGTTTTTTACAATGTAGCCGTGACCAGTTGCTTTTGACTGCAACCTCCATGTTTGAAATGATCTGTCTCTTTTTTGTATCAAATCTAGGAGCATCAAGTGTCATACATAACCCATTTCTTCTTGTCCCGTCTTCGACAAAGTCAGGATTACAAA
This region includes:
- the LOC125876648 gene encoding vesicle-associated protein 4-1-like; translation: MAIADHHKSHNSDGKLWKLCPLWQSGTSSSSSSTQNLHSQNHSHQNGVGSNSSRASTSVSSVARSLLPARRRLRLDPANSLYFPYEPGKQVKSAVKIKNTSKSYVAFKFQTTAPKSCYMRPPGGILEPGESVIATVFKFVEHPENNEKPVDQKSKVKFKIMSLKVKEGVDYVPELFEEQKDQVTIERILRVVFLDPERPSPVLEKLKRQLAEAEAALESRKKPPVETGPKVVGEGLVIDEWKERREKYLARQQVEAVDSV